A section of the Microbacterium sp. MM2322 genome encodes:
- a CDS encoding FMN reductase, translating into MTARRIAVVSAGLSNPSSTRMLADKLAVAVVADLRERGVEASVDTFELREYAHDITNNLLTGFAPPALETMINTVVSADALIVATPIFSTSYSGLFKSFIDVLDPDALQGKPVLIGANAGTARHSLAIDYAIRPLFAYLHAEAVSTGVFAASSDWGARADDVTPLSSRIERGARELADAVTRRPADEALDPFDPESYLGKGGSFGHLLGGVTGE; encoded by the coding sequence ATGACCGCCCGCCGCATCGCCGTCGTCTCGGCGGGACTGTCGAATCCCTCCTCGACGCGGATGCTCGCCGACAAGCTCGCGGTCGCCGTCGTGGCGGATCTGCGGGAGAGGGGAGTGGAGGCATCCGTCGACACCTTCGAGCTGCGCGAGTACGCGCACGACATCACGAACAACCTGCTGACGGGGTTCGCCCCGCCCGCCCTTGAGACGATGATCAACACGGTCGTCTCGGCCGATGCGTTGATCGTTGCGACGCCCATCTTCTCGACCAGCTACTCGGGACTGTTCAAGTCGTTCATCGACGTCCTGGACCCCGACGCCCTGCAGGGAAAGCCCGTTCTCATCGGAGCGAACGCGGGAACGGCGCGCCACTCTCTCGCGATCGACTACGCCATCCGTCCGCTGTTCGCCTATCTGCACGCAGAAGCCGTGTCGACCGGCGTCTTCGCGGCGTCATCGGACTGGGGCGCTCGCGCCGACGACGTGACCCCGCTGTCGTCGCGCATCGAGCGCGGCGCGCGAGAACTGGCGGATGCTGTCACCCGGCGTCCCGCTGACGAGGCACTCGACCCGTTCGACCCCGAGTCCTATCTCGGCAAGGGCGGATCGTTCGGCCACCTTCTGGGCGGTGTGACCGGCGAGTGA
- a CDS encoding VTT domain-containing protein — protein sequence MTTDLLTSVATSPWALPALFALVLADAVLVVIPGEVAVTATGALAAATGTPPLLAVIAVAALAAFCGDALCYGVGRFAGVDRWRWMRHPRIQAAFTWAGGRLTRGTATVVFTARFIPFARLAVNLTAGATLVPAGRYFTAVAVAASVWAVYQAVVGAAIGSLLPGSPVVAVIISIVVAVALGLVIDAAAARLSGRRAR from the coding sequence GTGACCACCGATCTCCTCACGAGCGTGGCCACGAGCCCGTGGGCCCTGCCTGCCCTGTTCGCGCTCGTGTTGGCCGACGCTGTCCTCGTCGTCATCCCGGGGGAGGTCGCCGTCACGGCGACCGGCGCCCTCGCCGCGGCGACGGGCACTCCTCCCCTCCTCGCCGTCATCGCCGTCGCCGCTCTCGCAGCGTTCTGCGGCGACGCGCTCTGCTACGGCGTGGGACGGTTCGCCGGCGTGGACAGATGGCGGTGGATGCGGCATCCCCGCATACAGGCGGCGTTCACGTGGGCCGGCGGCCGCCTCACGCGCGGCACGGCGACCGTCGTCTTCACGGCACGGTTCATCCCCTTCGCCAGACTCGCGGTCAACCTCACCGCCGGGGCGACCCTGGTCCCCGCCGGCCGGTACTTCACCGCCGTCGCGGTGGCCGCGAGCGTGTGGGCCGTCTACCAGGCGGTGGTGGGTGCGGCGATCGGGTCGCTCCTCCCGGGCAGCCCCGTCGTCGCCGTCATCATCTCGATCGTCGTCGCCGTCGCGCTGGGTCTGGTGATCGACGCCGCGGCGGCTCGATTGTCGGGCCGCCGCGCGCGCTGA